From Nitrospira sp.:
GAATCGAGGCATTCCCACCGACTGGGATCAGCAGCTCACCTCGTTCTGACGTCGGCCCACCGCGTCATTCTGTCTCAAGATGCCGTATCTGGCCCCTTGGGTTGTGGCGGCGACCATGTTCTTGGCAAGACGCCACATGGAGTGAGACCACCATCTGGGCGCCCCAGAGACACTCGGGCCAAAACCGGCAATTTGCTCAGAATTTCAGAAAAAAGGCCGGTCTCTGGTCTCACCATAGCCGGCAAAAGGCCCGGCGTTAGCTACTCTTGCCGAGGTGTCTCTGGCATGGCCGCCCCACTAGGGGGTGGCTGGCTGTGCAAGCAGTCCGACGCGAACCGTTCTCCGGCCGAATTCCCTGACAATGGCCAATCTGCAGGGATTTATCGACCTGAATCGGTACTTTTGAAAAATTTCGGCGCCAGAAGTGCAGCGACTTCAAAGGTTTGGCGGCAAATTCCCTAGCCGGGCTACCAGGGAATGTCCGCTGGCTAGCAGGGAAGTCAGTCTGCTAACTAAAATCGGGCGGTGGCTGCCGAAACGCTGTCGCCTGGTGGCGGCGGGTGCGTTGCCAACCCATCGCTTCTTGAATCGGTTGACCTACTCGCGGTTTGATATCACCATGGATTTGCGGTCGGGCGAAGCTCGCCGCGGCACGGGATGGATGTCCCACTCAAAGGTTTATCCGCGACCTTTGGGATCTGAGAAAGCGGATGCGAGCCATATGTGACGGATGACCCCGTGCACTTTGGTCAGAGGCCGGAAGCCTCGGGGTGGATGCCCTGAATCCAGACGCAGCAGGAAAGCTGATCTGGACCGATTTGTTCCCATCAATCCACTAGCTGCCGGATGGCATGCGCGTTCGCGCCCGCGCTCCGGCAAGGAGTGAGTAATGCGTTGCACCGACGCCAACATTTCGGTTGATCGGATTAGGTCAAACCCGAAGAAGCACCCGCTGTCCTCACCTCGCTGCGCCAGTACCGCGCTATCGCCGAAGGCATAGTTCGCGTGGTCAGAGGACTCCCCATCCTAACGTTCAAAGGAAAGACTCCATGATCAAACACCGCAAACTCACACGACACGAGAAAGGTTGGCCAGAAGGGGCCGTGGTCCTTGCTCGAGCAGCTCACGCAATCCGCTTCGAAGCTTTACAATCTCTCCGTGTCGCACTGCACGATGAACGATTTCAGGAATGGTACGAGCGCATGTTTTCGATGCTGGAGGCGATCCTTGACAACGAACCACAGCATAAACTGATTCCTGAAGCCTTGGAGCATCTCGTGCGTACACGATGCGATCCTGCAGACCCAGATGCAGCTTGGGATGTCGCCGTTCACTCCGCGCGGTCTGGGTTAGCGGCGTGCTTCTCTAAGTGGCGACAAGAGGCATAATTACTGTAACCGAACGATGTGCAAGCGCGGTAGTGGCGCTCTGCGGAATTACAGCCGGCTTGGATAGCGAGACCGCTTCTTGTTGAAGCGATCGAGTTATTCATGATAATTCTAAAATGGTGGAGCGTAATCGAGCGGATGCCGTTCGCGCTCCGGGAAGGATATCCTCTCAAAGGTTGCCGCGACCTTTGGGGCCAACAAGCGGCGCCGAGCCAACCACGTGACGGGTGATTCCACACGACTGGCTCAGAGGCTGCAAGCCTCGGGGTGGATGCCCCAGTTCTAGCCTCGGTGGATGCCGAGCTGGACGATTTGTTCCCATCAATCCACTAACTGCCGAATGGCATGCGCGTTGACGCGCGCGCTCCGGCGAGGAGCAGATTATGCATCCATCTCAGGTCACTATTCCGACGAATCGCATCAAAGCCAACCCGAAGAACTGCCGGACCCATTCCAAGAGACAGATCCGGAAAATTGCCGCCAGCATTCGGGCGTTTGGCTTCGCGGCGCCAGTTCTGATCGACGAGCAAGACGTGCTGATAGCCGGGCACGGTCGTCTGGAGGCCGCGAAATCGCTTGGGATGTCGTCCATTCCGGCGACCGTCATCAAGGGGCTGAGCGACGCCAAGAAGCGGGCGCTGATGCTCGCCGATAACCGGACCGCCCAAGACGCCGGCTGGGACCTCGAGCGACTGGCTGAAGAACTGGCCGAGCTGCCCGAGCTTCTCATCGAAGACAACCTCGACCTGACCGTAACCGGCTTCGAACCTACCGAGATCGATCGACTGACTGCCGACTTTGAGGATCCCTCAAGTGATCCCGCGGACGACATCAATGTCGATAATCTGGATGGTCCAACCACGACGCGCGCTGGCGACCTCTGGCAACTCGGCAAGCATCTGCTGCTGTGTGGTGACGCCCGCCGCTCGGACGACATCGCTCGCCTGCTCGGGGACGAGCGAGCGCATATGTCGTTCCAAGACCCGCCCTACAACCTAAAAATCGGTGGAGTCGTGGGACGAGGCGCTCGCAAGCACCGTGAGTTCGCCATGGCCTCGGGTGAAATGTCCCCCGACGCGTTCGTTTCCTTCCTGACCGAGACCTTGGGCGCCGCGGCTCAATTCTCGATGGATGGCGCCGTCCACTTCGTGTGCATGGATTGGCGGCATGTCGAAGAGCTCATGAGAGCAGGCCGTGCCGTATATGGCGAGATGCTCAATCTGGTCGCCTGGGTAAAGACCAACGCGGGTCAGGGCTCTTTTTACCGCAGCCAGCATGAACTGATCGGTGTATTCAGGGTCGGCACAGCGCCACACCTGAACACGATCGAGCTGGGGCGCCACGGCCGCAACCGCTCGAACGTGTGGACATACGCCGGTGCCAACACCTTCCGGAAGGGCCGTCTGGAAGATTTGCGGGGCCACCCGACGGTGAAGCCTGTCGGCATGATCGCCGACGCCATAAAGGACTGCACCCGTCGCGGCGAGGTCGTTCTCGACACCTTCTGCGGCTCCGGCGCAACGCTGCTGGCGGCAGAGCGGGTGGGACGTCAGGGGCGCGGGCTGGAGATCGACCCAGCCTATGTCGATCTCGCGATCCGCCGCTGGCAATCCTTCACCGGCCGCGACGCCGTGCACGTGGAGTCCGGTCTGACCTTCGAGGAGATGGGCGATCGCCGTGTCGACGTCCCGAGGACGATGATCGACAGACCTACGACCGGCCGGCGGCGTGCCGCGACCACTCGGGCGGGGAGGTCGTCATCATGAACCCGAAGACCTCCAAACCCGTTCGGCTCAGGCGGTCGCGCAAGATTCTTGGCGTGCCGGACCGTCAGCCTGGTGGCGTCGGGCCTGATGTTCAGGACGGCATGCAAGATGGCGCGCTGGAAAGCTGCCCCGCTTCCGACGCAAATTATACCGTCGGATATGGGCGCCCACCGAC
This genomic window contains:
- a CDS encoding DNA methyltransferase yields the protein MHPSQVTIPTNRIKANPKNCRTHSKRQIRKIAASIRAFGFAAPVLIDEQDVLIAGHGRLEAAKSLGMSSIPATVIKGLSDAKKRALMLADNRTAQDAGWDLERLAEELAELPELLIEDNLDLTVTGFEPTEIDRLTADFEDPSSDPADDINVDNLDGPTTTRAGDLWQLGKHLLLCGDARRSDDIARLLGDERAHMSFQDPPYNLKIGGVVGRGARKHREFAMASGEMSPDAFVSFLTETLGAAAQFSMDGAVHFVCMDWRHVEELMRAGRAVYGEMLNLVAWVKTNAGQGSFYRSQHELIGVFRVGTAPHLNTIELGRHGRNRSNVWTYAGANTFRKGRLEDLRGHPTVKPVGMIADAIKDCTRRGEVVLDTFCGSGATLLAAERVGRQGRGLEIDPAYVDLAIRRWQSFTGRDAVHVESGLTFEEMGDRRVDVPRTMIDRPTTGRRRAATTRAGRSSS